From the genome of Papaver somniferum cultivar HN1 chromosome 2, ASM357369v1, whole genome shotgun sequence, one region includes:
- the LOC113349625 gene encoding deubiquitinase OTUD6B-like has translation MEHSQEEEVEKNPEKAPALKLENREDMLSRHRKEITELQHKEVGMKKAAAKGSKAEQKAKKKQVEDEISRLSTKLKEKHAEELASLGYSNSDGKEKTNLDTLVKAIAGVSVNNQADSSKPSKSVKRREKRAQQEADREQRIQEEQSNIVSNRMVEDEKLDKKLEPLGLVVNEIKPDGHCLYRSVEDQLANFAGGSSPYSYQKLREMAASYMRQHESDFLPFFLSDNNIEMDSDDSPSEIFENYCKEVESTAAWGGQLELGALTHCLRKHIVIYSGSFPDVEMGKEYKSGSGTSSSNPSIKLSYHKHAFGLGEHYNSIISKETS, from the exons ATGGaacattcccaagaagaagaagtggagaaGAATCCAGAAAAAGCACCTGCCTTGAAACTAGAAAATCGTGAGGACATGCTTTCCAGGCACAG GAAAGAGATTACTGAACTTCAGCACAAAGAAGTGGGTATGAAAAAAGCAGCTGCAAAAGGTAGCAAAGCTGAACAGAAGGCGAAAAAGAAGCAGGTGGAGGATGAAATCTCTAGACTGTCTACCAAACTCAAAGAAAAACATGCAGAAGAACTTGCCTCATTAGGGTACAGCAATAGTGATGGCAAGGAAAAGACAAATCTTGATACTTTAGTGAAGGCCATAGCTGGTGTTTCTGTGAACAATCAAGCCGACTCCTCAAAACCCAGCAAAAGCGTAAAAAGGCGTGAAAAACGAGCTCAGCAAGAAGCAGATAGAGAGCAAAGAATACAAGAAGAGCAAAGCAATATTGTCAGCAACCGGATGGTAGAAGATGAAAAGTTGGATAAAAAGCTTGAGCCATTAGGATTGGTGGTTAACGAAATCAAACCTGATGGCCACTGCCTTTATAGATCTGTTGAGGATCAATTGGCAAACTTTGCTGGAGGTTCTTCACCCTATAGCTACCAAAAGCTTCGTGAAATGGCTGCTTCTTATATGAGACAACATGAATCAGATTTCCTTCCGTTCTTCTTATCAGACAACAACATTGAAATGGATTCTGATGATTCGCCTTCGGAGATATTTGAGAATTACTGTAAAGAAGTTGAGTCTACTGCAGCATGGGGAGGACAGCTAGAACTTGGGGCTTTAACTCATTGTCTTAGGAAACATATTGTGATATATTCAGGATCCTTCCCCGATGTGGAGATGGGTAAAGAGTATAAATCCGGCAGTGGAACTAGCTCCTCTAATCCAAGTATCAAGTTGTCATACCACAAACATGCATTTGGGCTTGGTGAACACTACAACTCTATCATCTCCAAGGAGACATCATGA